The proteins below are encoded in one region of Lagenorhynchus albirostris chromosome 7, mLagAlb1.1, whole genome shotgun sequence:
- the NOL6 gene encoding nucleolar protein 6 isoform X1, whose translation MGPAHKGAQHRGTAGEPEVMVSALEGIGKERKKESSKKRSGSPVEGLLQPVKLSRAELYKEPTNEELNRLRETESLFHSSLLRLQVEELLKEVRLSEKKKERIDAFLQKVNQRIMRVPSTPETELTNQAWLRDGVRVPLHQVPYTVKGCFRFLPPAQVTVVGSYLLGTCIRPDINVDVALTMPREILQDKDGLNQRYFRKRALYLAHLAHHLSQDPLFGSVRFSYTNGCHLKPSLLLRPHGKDERLVTVRLHPCPPPDFFRPCRLLPSKNNVRTAWYQGQSPSGDGSPEPPTPHYNTWVLQDTALESHAQLLSTVLGSASGLKDGVALLKVWLRQRELDKGLGGFSGFLVSMLVAFLVSTHKIHTTMSGYQVLRSTLQFLASTDLTVNGISLCFSSDPFLPALADFHQAFPVVFLDSSGRLNLCADVTASTCHQVQHEARLSMVLLDSKADDGFQLLLMTPKPMVRAFDHILHLRPLSRLQAACHRLKLWPELQDHGGDYVSAALGPLTTLLEQGLGSRLHLLAHSRPPVSEWDISQDPPKHRDSGVLTLGLLLRPEGLTSVLELGPEADQPEAADFRQFWGSRSELRRFQDGAIREAVVWEAASMAQKRLIPHQVVTHLLTLHADIPDTCVHYTGGLLDALIQSLKETSSTGEEALAAAVRCYDDLSRLLWGLEGLPLTVSAVQGAHPVLRYTEVFPPTAVRPAYSFYEQLQERASLLPRPDKPCPAYVEPMTVVCHLEGSGQWPQDAEAIRRVRAAFQLRLAELLTQQHGLQCRATATHTDVLKDGFVFRIRVAYQREPQILREMRSPEGIISLRDTPASLCLERDTRQLPLLTSTLHGLQQQHPAFSGVARLAKRWVRAQLLGEELTDESLDLVAAALFLHPEPFTPPSSPQVGFLRFLFLISTFDWKNNPLIVNLNNELTAEEQVEIRSVFLATRTKLPVMVIITPQDRKSSVWTQGGPSPQILHQLMVLAAEALPVLEKQLMDPQGPGDIRTVFRPPLDMYDVLIHLSPRHIPRHRQAVDSPAASFCRGLLSEPGPSSLMPVLGYDPPQLYLAQLREAFGDLALFFYDQHGGKVIGVLWKPTSFQPQPLKASNTKGRMVVFQGGELVMVPNVEAILEDFAILGEGLVQAVEARSERWTV comes from the exons ATGGGCCCCGCACATAAGGGAGCGCAGCATCGCGGAACTGCCGGGGAGCCGGAG GTGATGGTGTCAGCTCTGGAAGGCATAggcaaggagaggaagaaggaatccTCAAAGAAGCGTTCTGGTTCTCCAGTGGAGGGCCTCCTGCAGCCCGTGAAGCTCAGCCGGGCAGAACTGTACAAGGAGCCTACCAATGAGGAGCTGAATCGCCTTCGGGAGACTGAGAGTCTGTTCCATTCCAGCTTGCTTCGTTTACAG GTAGAGGAGCTACTGAAGGAAGTGAGGctgtcagagaagaagaaagagcgGATTGATGCTTTCCTACAGAAGGTCAACCAGCGGATCATGAGGGTGCCCTCAACCCCTGAGACAGAG CTGACCAACCAGGCATGGCTCCGGGATGGGGTTCGAGTCCCCCTCCACCAAGTGCCCTATACTGTGAAGGGCTGTTTCCgcttcctgcccccagcccaggtcACTGTTGTGGGCAGTTACCTTCTGGGCACCTGCATCCGGCCAGACATCAATGTGGATGTGGCATTGACCATGCCCAGG GAGATCCTACAGGACAAGGATGGGCTGAACCAGCGCTACTTCCGCAAGCGTGCCCTCTACCTGGCCCACTTGGCTCACCACCTGTCCCAAGACCCACTCTTTGGCAGTGTTCGCTTTTCCTACACCAATGGCTGCCACCTGAAACCCTCGCTGCTGCTGCGGCCGCATG GGAAGGATGAGCGTCTGGTCACTGTCCGTCTGCATCCATGCCCTCCACCTGACTTCTTCCGCCCGTGCCGCCTGCTGCCGTCCAAGAACAATGTGCGGACTGCCTGGTACCAAGGGCAGAGTCCTTCAGGGGATG GTAGCccagagccccccaccccccactatAACACATGGGTCCTGCAGGACACAGCCCTTGAGTCCCATGCGCAGCTGCTATCTACCGTGCTGGGTTCAGCCTCGGGGCTGAAGGATGGTGTGGCACTTCTGAAGGTCTGGCTGCGGCAGCGGGAACTGGACAAG GGCCTGGGAGGATTCAGTGGGTTCCTTGTCTCCATGCTGGTTGCCTTCCTGGTGTCTACACACAAGATCCATACCACCATGAGCGGCTACCAGGTCCTGAGAAGCACCTTGCAGTTTCTGG CCAGTACAGATCTGACGGTCAACGGGATCAGTTTGTGCTTCAGCTCAGATCCATTCCTG ccGGCCCTGGCTGACTTCCACCAGGCCTTCCCTGTTGTCTTCCTGGACTCCTCAGGCCGTCTCAACCTCTGTGCTGATGTCACTGCCTCCACTTGCCACCAG GTGCAGCACGAGGCACGGCTGTCTATGGTGTTGCTGGACAGCAAAGCGGACGATGGGTTCCAGCTGCTGTTGATGACTCCCAAACCTATGGTCCGGGCTTTTGACCACATACTGCA TCTCCGTCCACTGAGTCGCCTGCAGGCAGCGTGTCACCGACTAAAGCTGTGGCCAGAGCTGCAGGATCATGGTGGGGACTATGTCTCAGCTGCTTTGGGCCCACTAACCACCCTTCTGGAGCAGGGCCTGGGGTCCCGGCTGCACCTGCTGGCCCACTCTCGGCCCCCAGTCTCAGAG TGGGACATCAGCCAGGATCCACCGAAACACAGAGACTCCGGGGTCCTGACCCTGGGATTGCTCCTCCGGCCTGAGGGGCTGACCAGTGTTCTTGAGCTGGGTCCAGAGGCTGACCAGCCTGAG GCTGCTGACTTCCGCCAGTTCTGGGGATCTCGCTCCGAGCTTCGGCGTTTCCAGGATGGAGCCATTCGGGAAGCTGTGGTCTGGGAGGCAGCCTCTATGGCCCAGAAGCGCCTTATTCCCCACCAGGTGGTCACTCATCTCTTAACGCT CCATGCTGACATCCCAGATACCTGTGTCCACTATACGGGGGGCCTCCTGGATGCACTGATTCAAAGCCTGAAAGAG ACCTCCAGCACAGGTGAGGAAGCCCTGGCAGCTGCGGTGCGTTGCTACGATGACCTCAGTCGCTTGCTGTGGGGACTGGAAGGTCTGCCGCTGACCGTGTCTGCCGTGCAGGGAGCTCACCCAGTGCTGCGCTACACTGAG GTGTTCCCACCAACCGCAGTCCGGCCAGCCTACTCCTTCTATGAACAGCTGCAAGAGCGGGCCTCACTGTTGCCCCGGCCTGACAAGCCCTGTCCAGCCTACGTGGAGCCCATGACTG TGGTATGTCACCTGGAGGGCAGTGGGCAGTGGCCGCAGGATGCTGAGGCCATACGGAGGGTCCGGGCTGCCTTCCAGCTGCGCCTGGCAGAGCTGCTGACGCAGCAGCATGGGCTGCAGTGCCGCGCCACAGCCACGCACACCGATGTCCTCAAG GATGGGTTTGTGTTCCGGATTCGTGTGGCCTATCAGCGGGAGCCCCAGATCCTGAGGGAGATGCGGAGCCCCGAGGGGATCATCTCCTTGAGGGACACTCCCGCCTCCCTCTGCCTTGAGAGGGACACTAGGCAGTTGCCTCTGCTCACCAGCACCTTGCATGG ACTCCAGCAGCAGCACCCAGCCTTCTCGGGTGTGGCTCGGCTGGCCAAGCGGTGGGTGCGCGCCCAGCTCCTAGGTGAGGAGCTCACGGATGAGAGCCTGGACCTGGTGGCTGCTGCCCTTTTCCTGCACCCTGAGCCCTTCACCCCTCCCAG CTCCCCCCAGGTGGGCTTCCTTCGGTTCCTTTTCCTGATATCAACCTTTGATTGGAAGAACAACCCCCTAATTGTCAACCTCAATAATGAGCTCACTG CGGAGGAGCAGGTGGAGATCCGCAGTGTCTTCCTGGCAACCCGGACAAAACTTCCCGTCATGGTCATCATTACCCCCCAGGATCGCAAAAGCTCTGTATGGACACAGGGTGGACCCTCGCCCCAG ATCCTACACCAGCTCATGGTCCTGGCAGCCGAGGCCTTGCCTGTCCTAGAGAAGCAGCTAATGGATCCCCAGGGTCCTGGGGACATCAGG ACAGTGTTCCGGCCACCGTTGGACATGTACGATGTGCTGATCCACCTGTCTCCCCGCCACATCCCCCGGCACCGCCAGGCTGTGGACTCGCCAGCTGCCTCCTTCTGCCGGGGCCTGCTTAGTGAGCCGGGGCCTTCCTCCTTGATGCCCGTGCTGGGCTACGATCCTCCTCAGCTCTACCTGGCGCAGCTCAGG GAGGCCTTTGGGGACCTGGCCCTTTTCTTCTATGACCAGCATGGCGGAAAGGTGATCGGTGTCCTCTGGAAGCCCACCAGCTTCCAGCCCCAGCCGTTAAAG GCCTCCAACACAAAGGGGCGCATGGTGGTGTTTCAAGGTGGGGAGCTGGTGATGGTGCCCAATGTAGAAGCCATCCTGGAGGACTTTGCCATCCTGGGCGAAGGCCTTGTCCAGGCTGTGGAGGCCCGAAGTGAGAGGTGGACCGTGTGA
- the NOL6 gene encoding nucleolar protein 6 isoform X4: MGPAHKGAQHRGTAGEPEVMVSALEGIGKERKKESSKKRSGSPVEGLLQPVKLSRAELYKEPTNEELNRLRETESLFHSSLLRLQVEELLKEVRLSEKKKERIDAFLQKVNQRIMRVPSTPETELTNQAWLRDGVRVPLHQVPYTVKGCFRFLPPAQVTVVGSYLLGTCIRPDINVDVALTMPREILQDKDGLNQRYFRKRALYLAHLAHHLSQDPLFGSVRFSYTNGCHLKPSLLLRPHGKDERLVTVRLHPCPPPDFFRPCRLLPSKNNVRTAWYQGQSPSGDGSPEPPTPHYNTWVLQDTALESHAQLLSTVLGSASGLKDGVALLKVWLRQRELDKGLGGFSGFLVSMLVAFLVSTHKIHTTMSGYQVLRSTLQFLASTDLTVNGISLCFSSDPFLPALADFHQAFPVVFLDSSGRLNLCADVTASTCHQVQHEARLSMVLLDSKADDGFQLLLMTPKPMVRAFDHILHLRPLSRLQAACHRLKLWPELQDHGGDYVSAALGPLTTLLEQGLGSRLHLLAHSRPPVSEWDISQDPPKHRDSGVLTLGLLLRPEGLTSVLELGPEADQPEAADFRQFWGSRSELRRFQDGAIREAVVWEAASMAQKRLIPHQVVTHLLTLHADIPDTCVHYTGGLLDALIQSLKETSSTGEEALAAAVRCYDDLSRLLWGLEGLPLTVSAVQGAHPVLRYTEVFPPTAVRPAYSFYEQLQERASLLPRPDKPCPAYVEPMTVVCHLEGSGQWPQDAEAIRRVRAAFQLRLAELLTQQHGLQCRATATHTDVLKDGFVFRIRVAYQREPQILREMRSPEGIISLRDTPASLCLERDTRQLPLLTSTLHGLQQQHPAFSGVARLAKRWVRAQLLGEELTDESLDLVAAALFLHPEPFTPPSSPQVGFLRFLFLISTFDWKNNPLIVNLNNELTAEEQVEIRSVFLATRTKLPVMVIITPQDRKSSVWTQGGPSPQTVFRPPLDMYDVLIHLSPRHIPRHRQAVDSPAASFCRGLLSEPGPSSLMPVLGYDPPQLYLAQLREAFGDLALFFYDQHGGKVIGVLWKPTSFQPQPLKASNTKGRMVVFQGGELVMVPNVEAILEDFAILGEGLVQAVEARSERWTV, encoded by the exons ATGGGCCCCGCACATAAGGGAGCGCAGCATCGCGGAACTGCCGGGGAGCCGGAG GTGATGGTGTCAGCTCTGGAAGGCATAggcaaggagaggaagaaggaatccTCAAAGAAGCGTTCTGGTTCTCCAGTGGAGGGCCTCCTGCAGCCCGTGAAGCTCAGCCGGGCAGAACTGTACAAGGAGCCTACCAATGAGGAGCTGAATCGCCTTCGGGAGACTGAGAGTCTGTTCCATTCCAGCTTGCTTCGTTTACAG GTAGAGGAGCTACTGAAGGAAGTGAGGctgtcagagaagaagaaagagcgGATTGATGCTTTCCTACAGAAGGTCAACCAGCGGATCATGAGGGTGCCCTCAACCCCTGAGACAGAG CTGACCAACCAGGCATGGCTCCGGGATGGGGTTCGAGTCCCCCTCCACCAAGTGCCCTATACTGTGAAGGGCTGTTTCCgcttcctgcccccagcccaggtcACTGTTGTGGGCAGTTACCTTCTGGGCACCTGCATCCGGCCAGACATCAATGTGGATGTGGCATTGACCATGCCCAGG GAGATCCTACAGGACAAGGATGGGCTGAACCAGCGCTACTTCCGCAAGCGTGCCCTCTACCTGGCCCACTTGGCTCACCACCTGTCCCAAGACCCACTCTTTGGCAGTGTTCGCTTTTCCTACACCAATGGCTGCCACCTGAAACCCTCGCTGCTGCTGCGGCCGCATG GGAAGGATGAGCGTCTGGTCACTGTCCGTCTGCATCCATGCCCTCCACCTGACTTCTTCCGCCCGTGCCGCCTGCTGCCGTCCAAGAACAATGTGCGGACTGCCTGGTACCAAGGGCAGAGTCCTTCAGGGGATG GTAGCccagagccccccaccccccactatAACACATGGGTCCTGCAGGACACAGCCCTTGAGTCCCATGCGCAGCTGCTATCTACCGTGCTGGGTTCAGCCTCGGGGCTGAAGGATGGTGTGGCACTTCTGAAGGTCTGGCTGCGGCAGCGGGAACTGGACAAG GGCCTGGGAGGATTCAGTGGGTTCCTTGTCTCCATGCTGGTTGCCTTCCTGGTGTCTACACACAAGATCCATACCACCATGAGCGGCTACCAGGTCCTGAGAAGCACCTTGCAGTTTCTGG CCAGTACAGATCTGACGGTCAACGGGATCAGTTTGTGCTTCAGCTCAGATCCATTCCTG ccGGCCCTGGCTGACTTCCACCAGGCCTTCCCTGTTGTCTTCCTGGACTCCTCAGGCCGTCTCAACCTCTGTGCTGATGTCACTGCCTCCACTTGCCACCAG GTGCAGCACGAGGCACGGCTGTCTATGGTGTTGCTGGACAGCAAAGCGGACGATGGGTTCCAGCTGCTGTTGATGACTCCCAAACCTATGGTCCGGGCTTTTGACCACATACTGCA TCTCCGTCCACTGAGTCGCCTGCAGGCAGCGTGTCACCGACTAAAGCTGTGGCCAGAGCTGCAGGATCATGGTGGGGACTATGTCTCAGCTGCTTTGGGCCCACTAACCACCCTTCTGGAGCAGGGCCTGGGGTCCCGGCTGCACCTGCTGGCCCACTCTCGGCCCCCAGTCTCAGAG TGGGACATCAGCCAGGATCCACCGAAACACAGAGACTCCGGGGTCCTGACCCTGGGATTGCTCCTCCGGCCTGAGGGGCTGACCAGTGTTCTTGAGCTGGGTCCAGAGGCTGACCAGCCTGAG GCTGCTGACTTCCGCCAGTTCTGGGGATCTCGCTCCGAGCTTCGGCGTTTCCAGGATGGAGCCATTCGGGAAGCTGTGGTCTGGGAGGCAGCCTCTATGGCCCAGAAGCGCCTTATTCCCCACCAGGTGGTCACTCATCTCTTAACGCT CCATGCTGACATCCCAGATACCTGTGTCCACTATACGGGGGGCCTCCTGGATGCACTGATTCAAAGCCTGAAAGAG ACCTCCAGCACAGGTGAGGAAGCCCTGGCAGCTGCGGTGCGTTGCTACGATGACCTCAGTCGCTTGCTGTGGGGACTGGAAGGTCTGCCGCTGACCGTGTCTGCCGTGCAGGGAGCTCACCCAGTGCTGCGCTACACTGAG GTGTTCCCACCAACCGCAGTCCGGCCAGCCTACTCCTTCTATGAACAGCTGCAAGAGCGGGCCTCACTGTTGCCCCGGCCTGACAAGCCCTGTCCAGCCTACGTGGAGCCCATGACTG TGGTATGTCACCTGGAGGGCAGTGGGCAGTGGCCGCAGGATGCTGAGGCCATACGGAGGGTCCGGGCTGCCTTCCAGCTGCGCCTGGCAGAGCTGCTGACGCAGCAGCATGGGCTGCAGTGCCGCGCCACAGCCACGCACACCGATGTCCTCAAG GATGGGTTTGTGTTCCGGATTCGTGTGGCCTATCAGCGGGAGCCCCAGATCCTGAGGGAGATGCGGAGCCCCGAGGGGATCATCTCCTTGAGGGACACTCCCGCCTCCCTCTGCCTTGAGAGGGACACTAGGCAGTTGCCTCTGCTCACCAGCACCTTGCATGG ACTCCAGCAGCAGCACCCAGCCTTCTCGGGTGTGGCTCGGCTGGCCAAGCGGTGGGTGCGCGCCCAGCTCCTAGGTGAGGAGCTCACGGATGAGAGCCTGGACCTGGTGGCTGCTGCCCTTTTCCTGCACCCTGAGCCCTTCACCCCTCCCAG CTCCCCCCAGGTGGGCTTCCTTCGGTTCCTTTTCCTGATATCAACCTTTGATTGGAAGAACAACCCCCTAATTGTCAACCTCAATAATGAGCTCACTG CGGAGGAGCAGGTGGAGATCCGCAGTGTCTTCCTGGCAACCCGGACAAAACTTCCCGTCATGGTCATCATTACCCCCCAGGATCGCAAAAGCTCTGTATGGACACAGGGTGGACCCTCGCCCCAG ACAGTGTTCCGGCCACCGTTGGACATGTACGATGTGCTGATCCACCTGTCTCCCCGCCACATCCCCCGGCACCGCCAGGCTGTGGACTCGCCAGCTGCCTCCTTCTGCCGGGGCCTGCTTAGTGAGCCGGGGCCTTCCTCCTTGATGCCCGTGCTGGGCTACGATCCTCCTCAGCTCTACCTGGCGCAGCTCAGG GAGGCCTTTGGGGACCTGGCCCTTTTCTTCTATGACCAGCATGGCGGAAAGGTGATCGGTGTCCTCTGGAAGCCCACCAGCTTCCAGCCCCAGCCGTTAAAG GCCTCCAACACAAAGGGGCGCATGGTGGTGTTTCAAGGTGGGGAGCTGGTGATGGTGCCCAATGTAGAAGCCATCCTGGAGGACTTTGCCATCCTGGGCGAAGGCCTTGTCCAGGCTGTGGAGGCCCGAAGTGAGAGGTGGACCGTGTGA
- the NOL6 gene encoding nucleolar protein 6 isoform X2 codes for MELGIIRMEIVMVSALEGIGKERKKESSKKRSGSPVEGLLQPVKLSRAELYKEPTNEELNRLRETESLFHSSLLRLQVEELLKEVRLSEKKKERIDAFLQKVNQRIMRVPSTPETELTNQAWLRDGVRVPLHQVPYTVKGCFRFLPPAQVTVVGSYLLGTCIRPDINVDVALTMPREILQDKDGLNQRYFRKRALYLAHLAHHLSQDPLFGSVRFSYTNGCHLKPSLLLRPHGKDERLVTVRLHPCPPPDFFRPCRLLPSKNNVRTAWYQGQSPSGDGSPEPPTPHYNTWVLQDTALESHAQLLSTVLGSASGLKDGVALLKVWLRQRELDKGLGGFSGFLVSMLVAFLVSTHKIHTTMSGYQVLRSTLQFLASTDLTVNGISLCFSSDPFLPALADFHQAFPVVFLDSSGRLNLCADVTASTCHQVQHEARLSMVLLDSKADDGFQLLLMTPKPMVRAFDHILHLRPLSRLQAACHRLKLWPELQDHGGDYVSAALGPLTTLLEQGLGSRLHLLAHSRPPVSEWDISQDPPKHRDSGVLTLGLLLRPEGLTSVLELGPEADQPEAADFRQFWGSRSELRRFQDGAIREAVVWEAASMAQKRLIPHQVVTHLLTLHADIPDTCVHYTGGLLDALIQSLKETSSTGEEALAAAVRCYDDLSRLLWGLEGLPLTVSAVQGAHPVLRYTEVFPPTAVRPAYSFYEQLQERASLLPRPDKPCPAYVEPMTVVCHLEGSGQWPQDAEAIRRVRAAFQLRLAELLTQQHGLQCRATATHTDVLKDGFVFRIRVAYQREPQILREMRSPEGIISLRDTPASLCLERDTRQLPLLTSTLHGLQQQHPAFSGVARLAKRWVRAQLLGEELTDESLDLVAAALFLHPEPFTPPSSPQVGFLRFLFLISTFDWKNNPLIVNLNNELTAEEQVEIRSVFLATRTKLPVMVIITPQDRKSSVWTQGGPSPQILHQLMVLAAEALPVLEKQLMDPQGPGDIRTVFRPPLDMYDVLIHLSPRHIPRHRQAVDSPAASFCRGLLSEPGPSSLMPVLGYDPPQLYLAQLREAFGDLALFFYDQHGGKVIGVLWKPTSFQPQPLKASNTKGRMVVFQGGELVMVPNVEAILEDFAILGEGLVQAVEARSERWTV; via the exons ATGGAACTTGGCATTATCCGGATGGAAATA GTGATGGTGTCAGCTCTGGAAGGCATAggcaaggagaggaagaaggaatccTCAAAGAAGCGTTCTGGTTCTCCAGTGGAGGGCCTCCTGCAGCCCGTGAAGCTCAGCCGGGCAGAACTGTACAAGGAGCCTACCAATGAGGAGCTGAATCGCCTTCGGGAGACTGAGAGTCTGTTCCATTCCAGCTTGCTTCGTTTACAG GTAGAGGAGCTACTGAAGGAAGTGAGGctgtcagagaagaagaaagagcgGATTGATGCTTTCCTACAGAAGGTCAACCAGCGGATCATGAGGGTGCCCTCAACCCCTGAGACAGAG CTGACCAACCAGGCATGGCTCCGGGATGGGGTTCGAGTCCCCCTCCACCAAGTGCCCTATACTGTGAAGGGCTGTTTCCgcttcctgcccccagcccaggtcACTGTTGTGGGCAGTTACCTTCTGGGCACCTGCATCCGGCCAGACATCAATGTGGATGTGGCATTGACCATGCCCAGG GAGATCCTACAGGACAAGGATGGGCTGAACCAGCGCTACTTCCGCAAGCGTGCCCTCTACCTGGCCCACTTGGCTCACCACCTGTCCCAAGACCCACTCTTTGGCAGTGTTCGCTTTTCCTACACCAATGGCTGCCACCTGAAACCCTCGCTGCTGCTGCGGCCGCATG GGAAGGATGAGCGTCTGGTCACTGTCCGTCTGCATCCATGCCCTCCACCTGACTTCTTCCGCCCGTGCCGCCTGCTGCCGTCCAAGAACAATGTGCGGACTGCCTGGTACCAAGGGCAGAGTCCTTCAGGGGATG GTAGCccagagccccccaccccccactatAACACATGGGTCCTGCAGGACACAGCCCTTGAGTCCCATGCGCAGCTGCTATCTACCGTGCTGGGTTCAGCCTCGGGGCTGAAGGATGGTGTGGCACTTCTGAAGGTCTGGCTGCGGCAGCGGGAACTGGACAAG GGCCTGGGAGGATTCAGTGGGTTCCTTGTCTCCATGCTGGTTGCCTTCCTGGTGTCTACACACAAGATCCATACCACCATGAGCGGCTACCAGGTCCTGAGAAGCACCTTGCAGTTTCTGG CCAGTACAGATCTGACGGTCAACGGGATCAGTTTGTGCTTCAGCTCAGATCCATTCCTG ccGGCCCTGGCTGACTTCCACCAGGCCTTCCCTGTTGTCTTCCTGGACTCCTCAGGCCGTCTCAACCTCTGTGCTGATGTCACTGCCTCCACTTGCCACCAG GTGCAGCACGAGGCACGGCTGTCTATGGTGTTGCTGGACAGCAAAGCGGACGATGGGTTCCAGCTGCTGTTGATGACTCCCAAACCTATGGTCCGGGCTTTTGACCACATACTGCA TCTCCGTCCACTGAGTCGCCTGCAGGCAGCGTGTCACCGACTAAAGCTGTGGCCAGAGCTGCAGGATCATGGTGGGGACTATGTCTCAGCTGCTTTGGGCCCACTAACCACCCTTCTGGAGCAGGGCCTGGGGTCCCGGCTGCACCTGCTGGCCCACTCTCGGCCCCCAGTCTCAGAG TGGGACATCAGCCAGGATCCACCGAAACACAGAGACTCCGGGGTCCTGACCCTGGGATTGCTCCTCCGGCCTGAGGGGCTGACCAGTGTTCTTGAGCTGGGTCCAGAGGCTGACCAGCCTGAG GCTGCTGACTTCCGCCAGTTCTGGGGATCTCGCTCCGAGCTTCGGCGTTTCCAGGATGGAGCCATTCGGGAAGCTGTGGTCTGGGAGGCAGCCTCTATGGCCCAGAAGCGCCTTATTCCCCACCAGGTGGTCACTCATCTCTTAACGCT CCATGCTGACATCCCAGATACCTGTGTCCACTATACGGGGGGCCTCCTGGATGCACTGATTCAAAGCCTGAAAGAG ACCTCCAGCACAGGTGAGGAAGCCCTGGCAGCTGCGGTGCGTTGCTACGATGACCTCAGTCGCTTGCTGTGGGGACTGGAAGGTCTGCCGCTGACCGTGTCTGCCGTGCAGGGAGCTCACCCAGTGCTGCGCTACACTGAG GTGTTCCCACCAACCGCAGTCCGGCCAGCCTACTCCTTCTATGAACAGCTGCAAGAGCGGGCCTCACTGTTGCCCCGGCCTGACAAGCCCTGTCCAGCCTACGTGGAGCCCATGACTG TGGTATGTCACCTGGAGGGCAGTGGGCAGTGGCCGCAGGATGCTGAGGCCATACGGAGGGTCCGGGCTGCCTTCCAGCTGCGCCTGGCAGAGCTGCTGACGCAGCAGCATGGGCTGCAGTGCCGCGCCACAGCCACGCACACCGATGTCCTCAAG GATGGGTTTGTGTTCCGGATTCGTGTGGCCTATCAGCGGGAGCCCCAGATCCTGAGGGAGATGCGGAGCCCCGAGGGGATCATCTCCTTGAGGGACACTCCCGCCTCCCTCTGCCTTGAGAGGGACACTAGGCAGTTGCCTCTGCTCACCAGCACCTTGCATGG ACTCCAGCAGCAGCACCCAGCCTTCTCGGGTGTGGCTCGGCTGGCCAAGCGGTGGGTGCGCGCCCAGCTCCTAGGTGAGGAGCTCACGGATGAGAGCCTGGACCTGGTGGCTGCTGCCCTTTTCCTGCACCCTGAGCCCTTCACCCCTCCCAG CTCCCCCCAGGTGGGCTTCCTTCGGTTCCTTTTCCTGATATCAACCTTTGATTGGAAGAACAACCCCCTAATTGTCAACCTCAATAATGAGCTCACTG CGGAGGAGCAGGTGGAGATCCGCAGTGTCTTCCTGGCAACCCGGACAAAACTTCCCGTCATGGTCATCATTACCCCCCAGGATCGCAAAAGCTCTGTATGGACACAGGGTGGACCCTCGCCCCAG ATCCTACACCAGCTCATGGTCCTGGCAGCCGAGGCCTTGCCTGTCCTAGAGAAGCAGCTAATGGATCCCCAGGGTCCTGGGGACATCAGG ACAGTGTTCCGGCCACCGTTGGACATGTACGATGTGCTGATCCACCTGTCTCCCCGCCACATCCCCCGGCACCGCCAGGCTGTGGACTCGCCAGCTGCCTCCTTCTGCCGGGGCCTGCTTAGTGAGCCGGGGCCTTCCTCCTTGATGCCCGTGCTGGGCTACGATCCTCCTCAGCTCTACCTGGCGCAGCTCAGG GAGGCCTTTGGGGACCTGGCCCTTTTCTTCTATGACCAGCATGGCGGAAAGGTGATCGGTGTCCTCTGGAAGCCCACCAGCTTCCAGCCCCAGCCGTTAAAG GCCTCCAACACAAAGGGGCGCATGGTGGTGTTTCAAGGTGGGGAGCTGGTGATGGTGCCCAATGTAGAAGCCATCCTGGAGGACTTTGCCATCCTGGGCGAAGGCCTTGTCCAGGCTGTGGAGGCCCGAAGTGAGAGGTGGACCGTGTGA